A stretch of the Janthinobacterium sp. B9-8 genome encodes the following:
- the dcm gene encoding DNA (cytosine-5-)-methyltransferase, with protein MKTQQEDLALLKAVLEIYDQKYIASYLNQIAPGNDRCRETINRWMNGKAVPRLIHHEYEALQALLPKRPAHYQRADFDFIDLFAGIGGIRRGFEEAGGRCVLTSEWNEYSVKTYKANHYADPIHRFNDDIRRITLSDKADATDDEVIQNINRMVPDHDVLLAGFPCQPFSIAGVSKKNSLGRAHGFECKTQGTLFFDVAKILEVKRPVAFLLENVKNLKSHDKGKTFKVIMEALDELGYWVADAEYEGVSDPKVIDGQHFVPQHRERIALVGFRKDLNSHNGFTLRDIRQYFPKKKLVLGDILEAKVDNKYILTEKLWEYLFNYSIKHKAKGNGFGYGLVGEQDITRTLSARYYKDGSEILIDRGFDVHKDFHDPLNVKYRPRRLTPRECARLMGYDSPSSDDFQIPVSDTQAYKQFGNSVVVPVFAAVAQLMKPRIIAAIAAKHEQLRLNIDGVRDETPSSVDHFVLTP; from the coding sequence ATGAAAACGCAACAAGAAGACCTTGCCTTGCTGAAGGCGGTCTTGGAAATATACGACCAGAAATACATTGCTAGCTATCTTAACCAAATTGCACCGGGCAACGACCGTTGCCGTGAAACGATCAATCGCTGGATGAATGGTAAGGCTGTACCGCGATTAATTCATCATGAATATGAAGCTTTACAGGCATTGTTGCCTAAGCGTCCAGCGCATTATCAACGAGCTGATTTTGATTTTATTGATTTATTTGCTGGGATCGGCGGCATTCGCCGTGGTTTTGAAGAGGCTGGTGGGCGCTGCGTATTGACCAGTGAATGGAATGAGTATTCTGTTAAAACATATAAAGCGAATCACTATGCAGATCCAATTCATCGTTTTAACGATGATATTCGTAGAATCACGTTGAGTGATAAAGCGGATGCCACTGATGATGAAGTGATTCAAAATATTAATCGGATGGTTCCAGATCATGATGTATTGCTGGCTGGTTTTCCATGCCAGCCATTTTCGATAGCAGGCGTTTCTAAAAAGAATTCTCTTGGTCGAGCCCATGGTTTTGAGTGCAAAACGCAAGGCACTTTATTCTTTGATGTGGCTAAAATTTTAGAAGTTAAACGGCCTGTGGCTTTCTTGCTGGAAAATGTCAAAAATCTAAAAAGTCATGATAAAGGCAAGACGTTTAAAGTCATCATGGAAGCATTGGATGAGCTGGGCTATTGGGTGGCTGATGCTGAATATGAAGGGGTATCAGACCCTAAAGTAATTGATGGCCAGCACTTTGTCCCTCAGCACCGAGAAAGGATTGCACTAGTTGGTTTTCGTAAGGATTTGAATAGTCATAATGGCTTCACCTTGCGTGATATTCGCCAGTATTTTCCAAAAAAGAAACTTGTATTGGGGGATATTCTGGAAGCAAAGGTGGATAACAAATATATCCTGACCGAGAAACTTTGGGAGTATCTGTTTAATTATTCAATTAAGCATAAAGCAAAGGGTAATGGTTTTGGTTATGGCTTAGTGGGCGAACAAGATATCACGCGGACACTTTCTGCCCGTTATTACAAAGACGGTTCGGAAATTCTAATTGATCGAGGTTTTGATGTTCACAAAGACTTCCACGATCCACTTAATGTGAAATATCGGCCACGTCGCTTGACGCCTCGCGAGTGTGCTCGATTAATGGGATATGACAGTCCTAGTAGTGATGACTTCCAAATTCCTGTTTCCGACACTCAAGCCTATAAACAGTTTGGTAACTCGGTAGTGGTGCCGGTATTCGCTGCTGTGGCTCAGCTGATGAAGCCGCGGATTATTGCAGCAATTGCAGCTAAGCATGAGCAACTTAGGCTAAATATTGATGGGGTAAGGGATGAAACCCCTTCAAGTGTGGATCATTTTGTTCTGACACCATAA